taaacaatgtggtatatacacacaatggaatattattcagccttaacaaGGAAGGAGATCCTGTCACATGCTTCAACATGAGTGAACCTTCATGCTAGGTGAAAtatgccagtcacaaaaggacaaagactgtatgattccacttacatgaggtgcccggagtagtcaaattcacactCAGAAAGTACAGTGGTGGCTTCCAGAGGTGAGCAGGGTACTTAGCCTTTCATAGGtagagtttcagttggggaagatgaaaatgttctggagatggatggtggtgacggttgcacagcaATATGagtgtacttaataccactgaactgcacacttaaaaatggctaagatggtaaactttatgttaattaaaaataattttttaaaaaatccaaaaatatgtACCGTCAGGTAGACAGATACACACTGAGGGATAAACACAGGATCTCAGCAACACAGAAACATgactcctcccctcccaggagtgcTTCTCTGACCCAGATACGGCCCCTGTTCTCCCCCTAAACAAATCCAGAGATAAGGCCCTGCCACCTCGGCTACCTGCATGGCTTGTTACCCTCCCACAGTCTGGCTCTGTTtactcctccccctgcccccacgcAGCCTCCCCACGCCCAGGGAAGGGCCTCCTTAGTGTACCCGGGGCTCTGatctctgcccctgcccctcctgggCCCCTCTAGGATCCTCAAAGACAAAGCCCCATTCGTCTTTAGTCCCGGGGCCCAGCTTGACGCAGGGAGCCCCTAAATCCCCTTGCCAGCACCCACCCCGCTGTGCATGCATTTGCGCACCAAGTGAAGCTTTGTGGACGTAGAGGAACCTGTGTCTGGATCTGGACATGATCACAGGTCAGTTAAAGCAAGTGCAGCCAGTACTAAATGGGGTCATTGAGACATGGCATTAGGTCTCCTGCTGTCCCGGCCACCCTCATGGGACCTCGTCCCTCCACAGAAAGGTGAGGCTGGCACCGTTGTGACCACTTCTGCCTGGCCTGCGTCTCCAAGTAGCTGCCATCTGCTGAGCCCCGTTCTCCAGCACAAAGCCTCACCCTGCTCCTGAGGACTCTGGGACTAAGGCCCTTGATGGgggcagagaacagaaacttgCCTGCTATTTGCCTCTGGACCATGCAGTGTGTCCCACAATCCTCTCAACCAACTTTCTCACTAACCATTGAATACTCAGCCCCTGAGGAGGGGAGAAAGGCTGGGGTCTGGCACCACCAGGTCAAGAGCTTCCCCAGAGTTGAGGGTGGTGGAAACGCAGACATCGGGAACAGAATTTTTCAGGGGCGGGACAGCATTTTTCACTGGGACTCTGGAAGGGCAGGGTTTGGAGGAAACTTGCTGGGAGCCTGGTGGGGATGCAGCAGGGGACGCTGGGGCAGCGGAGGGAGTGTATACTGAGTAAGGACCTGCCCTTTCCCCGGGCGGCAGTCGGGCGAGTCCCAACAGCAGGCGGACAGGTGAGGCTGACCCAACAGGTTCCCGAGGCCGGGGGCAACGGGGTAGAGCGTGGCTCTGACAAAGGGGCAGGCTGGCGGGAGGCAGTTTCTGCTGGTATCTTCTTCCAGCTGCGGCCAGCCCGGGCTGCAGGCCATGGAGACTGCTGGAGGGTGAGGGTAGCCGGTGGGCAGGCGTGTTTGGAGGCCCTGGGAGCTCAGGGCATGGCAGGGCCCCTGCGGTGCCGGGTGGAGGAGCTGAAGCGGCAGCGGTGGCGGGAGAGCTCACCGTGGGTGCTCCAGCACAGCGAGGCAGCCCGGCTGGCGGCCGATGCCCTCCTGGAGTGGGGTGAGGCTGCCTCCCTGTGGGTCCTCTCCGAGGAGCGGGAGCTGCCCTTCCTGAGCCCTCTGGATGTGGACTACATGACCAGCCATGCACGCGGGGGCTCTGAGCTAGGCGAGGCCCTGGGGCCAGGGGCTGCCGGGCCTGACCCCCTCAGCCTGCTCTCCGAAGTCACCTCCGCCACTTACTTCCCCCTGGCCTCCGACATAGACCCCCCCGTACCTGGACCTGGGCTGGCCCGAGGTGCCACGGGCCATGGGCTCCAGGCCCACACAGGCTATGATCCACTTCCAGCGGGACAAAGCCAAGAGCATCAAGGACCTTCTGCATTTCCTCTTCAGCCAGGCCCGCACGGTAAGGGCCTTGTCTCTTCAGAcattcatttcacagatgtggaaactgaggcctagggaGGGAAAGTGTGGCCACACGGCAGCTTGGGGACAGCACTGGGACGAGAACCCCTGCCCCCTATCACATCACAAGTTCCTAGAGTGTGGGCGTGTTTTATTTACCTTGGTAACCTCTTGGCACTCGAGGACATTATGAACAAGCTTAGAACAGGGGATGGGCCTCAGGGACTCCACAAACACCCTGAAAACGTGTGCAAAGTGATGCTCATTGCAGAGGGGGATCCTCTCTCTTTTGGGGGAGAGGGCCTATGGccttcatcagattctcaaaaagGTCTGTGATCCCCAAACTAAGAACCCCAACCTTGGTGAGTATCTGAGCCACCCTCCTTgagttacagaggaggaaactgaggccagaaaggGACTAGGACTTACTCAGGAGGTCCAGTCAGTTGGTGAGATGAAACCCGGGGctcagggagagggaaaggggtctAGACTCAGGCCCCGGGCCCCAGGCACAGCCCTGCCTCCTGACAAATGGTCCCAACCGCACCTCGCTTTGTGCATTGTATCTCCACTGGCCCGAAGCAGGGGAAGGGGCACTGGTGCCTGGGCCTCAGCATGGCCTTGAGGGCTGGGCTTTTAGCTCTGCACTCAAAGGAAAGAGGAGTGGAAGCTGCTGGGCTCAAGGATGGGGAGCAGGGCTCAGGAGAAAGGGAAGCGGCAGAACAGGTGGGGTGTTGGTACCTGGGAAGCCTTCAGCTACAGACTAGCACAGCCTCACTCCTGgagccctgacccctgacccaggaggcagggagagggatcAGATGACCCTAGGCAGGGTTTGGGGTGGCTTAGACTCAGTGCCCTTGCTAGGGGAGCAGCCCTGAGGGTACCTGCTGCAGATGTTAGGAGCCAGGATGCTGGGATCCTGCTGGTACCTCCAGAGCCTCCCTGGCAAGTCTACCTGCGTCCCAGGCAGGGGAGGGCCAGACCTGATTGGCACAGGGAATGGGGCTATTAGTGAGATGGCTGCTGGCATCACCCCTGCCCCTTTGATCTTTCTTGCTTGTCCTGTTCCCCTCACCCGTGGCCAGGCCTGTGCCATGGATGAGGGCATCCCTCAATGCTTTGGTTCCTCATCCTCCCGTCTAGACCCTCCACCTCTGGTCCAGGAGCCAAGCTTCCACTCTGGGCTGTCACTGACTCTCAGAGTGATCTTGGGAAGTGCTTCCTCCCCCTGTGGCCCAATGGCTTTGTTTGTTAAGGAGGCAGCAGGAgaggaacatttattgagcttctgTGGTGTGTTGAGTATTTTCACATTAAATTCCCCATAAATCTTGAGAGGTagctatcattatccccatttagcagatgaggaagttgaggctccCAGGGGTGAAGGAATTCGCCTAAGATCATAGCACTAGGAAGTAGCAGAGTGCAGGTTCGAACCCAGTTCTCTCTGGCTCCACAGCTGGAGTGCTTTGCTCCGCACCTCCTGCCTCTCAGcctggactgggagaggaagttCTCACGGCAGATATTGCAAGCCCCGCCTCTCCACCGAGCAGAAAACGTGGTCCCAGTTGTAAGAGGTCACAGCAGATCTCTGCAGCTTCTCAGGGAAACAGGTGGGTCTAGCAAAGGGCACTGAAGACCCCAGTAATTGGCCTGCAGCTCTGATCCGTGAGAAGGGAGCCTCAGACAGACAGCCAGAGCTACAGCTTGAGCTAGTGGGGGGAGTGTGAGGTGCTAGCCTGGGAAGTGGGGTCTGGGTTTTGCTTCTGACTCTttccccctctgggcctcagtcttcccatctgtaGAGTAGACCTTTAGACTGGTACAGCTGATCCACAGACCTCTTTGAGAATCAAATGACAGATAAACAAACCGTCCTTAGAAAAATGCACACAAAAACTTTCAAACAGCCTTCTGGGCTTCAAGACAGTGAAACCCCCCAGCTTCCAAGTCAGGAACCCACAGGCTGGGTCACCACTAAAAGCCCTCCCAGTTCAGGTGTTCTCACGGGCTCTGGCCTTCTGCTTTTCAGTCCAGCGCTGTTTCCAGGGATCTAGACTCTCCCCCTGGCAGGGGAGTCACCTCTGCTTGCTcaccctcgccccctcctctcctttccccggGGGTGTCTCAGCTCTGTCCCGGCTCCCAGAGAATGGGGTCACAGGAAGCCAGGAGCCTAGCCCCCCACGAGGCCGCTGGGTACCCGGCACAGCCCTGGTGGCAGCGGAGGAGAATAAGGTGTCTCTGAGTCAGAGCCATGGCCAGCTGGATCTCCTCGTCCCCTTCCCCAGGGCACGAGAAGCAGGAGGCCCTGGTTCTGGGGTGACCCCCAACTCAGGCTCCCTATGGCCTAGTGAGCAGGCCCCAGTGGACAGGAGGTTGGCCTCAAATCAGAGATACAaccagctgggcttccctggtggcgcagtggttgagaatccacctgccgatgcaggggacacaggcttgtgccccggtctgggaagatcccacatgccgcggagcggctgggcccgtgagccatggccactgagcttgtgcgtccggagcctgtgctccgcaacgggagaggccacaacagtgagaggcccgcgtaccacaaaaaaaaaaaaaaaaaaagagagagatacaacCAGCTGGATCTCCTGCCCCAGGCCCAGGGTGCCAGGGGTTCCCCTGAGTCAGGTTCTCCCAGGCCTGGCAATCGGACCCCAGAGGACAAGAGGCTGTCCCCAAACCACAGCCATGGCCAACTGGACCTCCAGGTACAGTTCCCCAAGGTTGGGGGCTCCAGAGTGCCCCCTGAAGGCAACTCCTTGGCCAGGCCTGGCAAGCAGGGTCCAGATGAACAACGGCAGACCCTGGGACACAGCCAGCTGGACCTCATCATGAAGTTTGGCCCATTCCGGGGTGAGGGGCCTGGGTCCAATGATCTCCCCAGACTGAGCCTGCTAGAAAGCCTGGAGTGGACTCCGGGGATGAGAAGCGGCTGACTCTGGGCCACAGCCAGCTGGACCTCATCACCATGTATCATCAGTTACAGGGCACCAGACGGGGACCTGAGCCTGGCCTCCCCGGGGGCCCCACAGGTGGCCAGCGCAATGGCAGTAGCAGTGGCCTGTCTGGGGATGAGAAACGGCTGACCCTGGGCCACAGCAAACTGG
The DNA window shown above is from Kogia breviceps isolate mKogBre1 chromosome 14, mKogBre1 haplotype 1, whole genome shotgun sequence and carries:
- the FAM83C gene encoding LOW QUALITY PROTEIN: protein FAM83C (The sequence of the model RefSeq protein was modified relative to this genomic sequence to represent the inferred CDS: inserted 1 base in 1 codon; deleted 2 bases in 2 codons), which translates into the protein MAGPLRCRVEELKRQRWRESSPWVLQHSEAARLAADALLEWGEAASLWVLSEERELPFLSPLDVDYMTSHARGGSELGEALGPGAAGPDPLSLLSEVTSATYFPLASDIDPPYLDLGWPEVPRAMGSRPTQAMIHFQRDKAKSIKDLLHFLFSQARTVRALSLQTFISQMWKLRPREGKCGHTAAWGQHWDENPCPLSHHKFLECGRVLFTLTLPLAGESPLLAHPRPLLSFPRGVSALSRLPENGVTGSQEPSPPRGRWVPGTALVAAEENKVSLSQSHGQLDLLVPFPRAREAGGPGSGVTPNSGSLWPSEQAPVDRRLVPRERYNQLDLLPQAQGARGSPESGSPRPGNRTPEDKRLSPNHSHGQLDLQVQFPKVGGSRVPPEGNSLARPGKQGPDEQRQTLGHSQLDLIMKFGPFRGEGPGSNDLPXTEPARKPGVDSGDEKRLTLGHSQLDLITMYHQLQGTRRGPEPGLPGGPTGGQRNGSSSGLSGDEKRLTLGHSKLDLITQYNKSKSKLLPERTCPSSIHCDARLAQVPVSGVGARAGALWGGEGV